The following proteins are co-located in the Paenibacillus sp. FSL H8-0079 genome:
- the lepA gene encoding translation elongation factor 4 has product MTDIRARQRKIRNFSIIAHIDHGKSTLADRILEYTGALTTREMQEQVLDQMDLERERGITIKLQAVALTYKADDGEEYLLNLIDTPGHVDFTYEVSRSLAACEGALLVVDAAQGIEAQTLANVYLALDNNLEILPVINKIDLPSADPDRVKQEVEDVIGLDTSNAVLASAKAGIGIKEILEQVVQSVPAPTGDPDQPLKALIFDSHYDPYKGVIVYVRVVDGKIKSGSKIKMMATGKTFEVIEVGAFKPRMSIVDELNVGDVGFIVAGIRHVGDTQVGDTVTDAKNPTPEPLPGYRKINPMVYCGLYPIETSDYVDLREALEKLQLNDASLSFEPETSSALGFGFRCGFLGLLHMDVIQERIEREFNIPLITTAPSVIYHVTLTNGDVMKIDNPSNYPEVGRIDYVEEPYVKANIIVPNDYVGTIMELCQNKRGEYVNMEYLDTTRVTITYQIPLSEIVYDFFDQLKSSTKGYASLDYELSGYRQSNLAKMDIVLNGEQVDALSFIVHRDRAYNRGRIICEKLRELIPRQMFEVPIQASVGTKVVARETVKAMRKNVLAKCYGGDISRKRKLLEKQKEGKKRMKQVGNVEVPQEAFMAVLKIDD; this is encoded by the coding sequence ATGACTGATATTCGGGCAAGACAACGTAAAATTCGTAACTTTTCTATTATTGCACATATAGATCACGGCAAATCAACACTTGCGGACCGGATCTTGGAGTACACAGGTGCGCTGACAACACGAGAAATGCAAGAACAAGTACTGGATCAGATGGATCTCGAACGTGAACGTGGAATTACGATCAAGCTACAAGCAGTAGCCTTGACTTACAAAGCGGATGACGGTGAAGAGTATCTATTGAATCTGATCGATACACCTGGACACGTAGACTTCACGTATGAAGTATCACGGAGCCTTGCAGCATGTGAAGGCGCTCTACTCGTTGTGGATGCGGCTCAGGGAATTGAAGCCCAGACACTCGCCAACGTGTATCTGGCATTGGACAATAATCTTGAAATTTTACCGGTTATCAACAAAATTGACCTTCCAAGCGCTGATCCTGATCGGGTGAAGCAGGAAGTAGAAGATGTTATTGGTTTGGATACGAGCAACGCTGTTCTAGCTTCGGCCAAGGCAGGTATTGGAATCAAAGAGATTCTGGAGCAAGTGGTGCAAAGTGTACCAGCACCGACTGGCGACCCGGATCAACCGCTGAAAGCGCTGATTTTCGACTCGCATTATGACCCGTACAAAGGTGTAATCGTATATGTACGTGTTGTTGACGGTAAAATCAAATCCGGTTCCAAAATCAAAATGATGGCAACAGGTAAAACATTTGAAGTCATTGAAGTTGGAGCGTTCAAACCTCGCATGTCCATCGTGGACGAACTGAACGTGGGTGATGTTGGATTTATCGTTGCTGGTATTCGGCATGTAGGCGATACACAAGTCGGAGATACGGTGACTGACGCCAAAAATCCAACACCTGAACCTTTGCCGGGTTATCGCAAAATTAATCCAATGGTATACTGCGGTCTCTATCCGATCGAAACATCGGACTATGTTGATTTGCGTGAAGCGTTGGAGAAATTGCAATTAAACGATGCTTCGCTCAGCTTTGAGCCGGAAACATCCAGTGCACTCGGTTTTGGATTCCGTTGCGGATTCCTTGGACTGCTTCATATGGACGTTATCCAGGAGCGTATTGAGCGTGAATTCAACATTCCGTTGATCACGACTGCACCAAGTGTAATCTATCACGTTACCTTGACGAACGGTGATGTGATGAAAATTGACAACCCATCCAACTATCCTGAAGTAGGACGGATTGATTATGTCGAGGAACCATACGTTAAGGCAAACATTATCGTACCGAATGATTATGTAGGTACCATTATGGAGCTGTGTCAGAATAAACGCGGCGAATATGTGAATATGGAATATTTGGACACAACCCGGGTTACCATTACTTATCAGATCCCGTTGTCTGAGATTGTATATGACTTCTTCGACCAGTTGAAATCCAGTACCAAAGGATATGCATCCCTGGACTATGAGCTGTCTGGTTATCGTCAGTCCAATCTGGCAAAAATGGACATCGTGCTCAATGGCGAACAAGTCGATGCCTTGTCCTTTATCGTTCACCGTGACCGTGCGTATAACCGCGGACGCATTATCTGTGAGAAGTTGCGAGAGCTGATTCCACGGCAAATGTTCGAGGTGCCGATTCAGGCATCTGTGGGTACCAAGGTTGTTGCTCGTGAAACGGTAAAAGCAATGCGTAAAAACGTACTTGCCAAGTGTTATGGTGGTGACATCTCGCGGAAACGGAAACTGCTTGAGAAGCAGAAAGAAGGTAAGAAGCGGATGAAGCAGGTTGGTAACGTCGAGGTGCCACAAGAGGCATTCATGGCGGTACTGAAAATTGATGACTAG
- a CDS encoding stage II sporulation protein P, which yields MNKILAWNIGKWKKRCLHVLAMGRTLLLLMIISALFFVVLGLGGMAEKRLNNSPVSSMKGFASAVSSRFFVDMLGMEMPHLTQKEQTSAISGENLTSFIFQLLTNVNPQDPKSLIAREMPGMGSNQPVLLRPGSGNEKAEAPEDYQPGPGLTDTTSAGGGKPGSELHVPPGQDNTDPPDSSEPGDGEVKGDPPAKDGEKDNSGSPTTGKKSVLIYHSHPREGYNPLLGTKSDNPSSGKSTGNVFQVGTYLSDSLEKLGIGVEHAKDDYPTKVKDYNWNYSYKYSRQTVKAALAQNDDLTYLIDIHRDSQRHGKTTTTINDLGYAKVYFIIGHENPNWQQNEAFAAKIHKKLEAKYPGVSRGVWGKDGGGANNGEYNQTLSPNSILIEIGGIDNTGAELQRTSKILADMIAQVYWEDQKVDKASVKTSSQGG from the coding sequence ATGAACAAGATATTGGCCTGGAATATTGGGAAGTGGAAAAAAAGATGTCTGCACGTGCTGGCCATGGGCCGTACGTTGTTGTTGCTTATGATCATATCTGCCTTGTTTTTTGTCGTACTTGGTCTGGGAGGCATGGCAGAGAAGCGCTTGAATAATTCACCCGTTTCTTCCATGAAAGGATTTGCGAGCGCTGTATCAAGTCGCTTTTTCGTCGATATGCTGGGTATGGAGATGCCTCATCTCACCCAGAAAGAACAGACCTCTGCCATATCCGGTGAGAATCTCACCTCTTTTATTTTCCAATTGCTGACGAATGTTAACCCTCAAGATCCCAAGAGCCTGATTGCGAGAGAAATGCCGGGCATGGGTTCCAACCAACCTGTACTGCTCCGACCTGGCTCAGGTAATGAAAAAGCCGAAGCTCCCGAAGATTATCAGCCCGGTCCTGGTCTTACGGATACGACGTCAGCGGGTGGAGGAAAACCCGGTAGTGAGCTGCATGTTCCACCAGGTCAGGACAACACGGATCCACCTGATTCGAGCGAGCCTGGAGATGGAGAAGTTAAAGGAGACCCCCCAGCGAAGGATGGCGAGAAAGACAATAGCGGCTCACCGACAACAGGCAAAAAATCAGTTCTCATCTATCATTCTCATCCAAGGGAAGGCTACAATCCGCTACTAGGTACGAAGAGTGACAATCCATCATCAGGCAAATCAACAGGCAATGTATTTCAAGTGGGAACCTACCTCTCAGACAGTTTGGAGAAGCTGGGAATCGGCGTAGAGCACGCCAAAGATGATTATCCTACCAAAGTAAAGGACTATAACTGGAACTATTCCTATAAATACTCCCGTCAAACGGTAAAAGCGGCACTCGCTCAAAATGACGACCTGACGTATCTCATAGACATTCATCGTGATTCACAGCGTCATGGCAAAACAACGACTACTATTAATGACTTGGGCTACGCCAAAGTGTATTTCATCATTGGACATGAAAATCCGAATTGGCAGCAGAATGAAGCTTTTGCAGCGAAAATTCATAAGAAACTGGAAGCTAAGTATCCTGGGGTATCCCGTGGTGTCTGGGGCAAGGACGGCGGAGGAGCCAACAACGGAGAGTATAACCAAACCCTTTCACCCAACAGCATTTTGATTGAGATTGGTGGGATTGATAATACTGGGGCTGAACTACAACGGACATCCAAAATTCTCGCTGATATGATTGCGCAAGTGTACTGGGAAGATCAGAAGGTAGACAAAGCCAGTGTAAAAACCTCGTCACAGGGTGGATAG
- the gpr gene encoding GPR endopeptidase: MTLDLQNYTVRTDLAIDSKEMAQGGQKQTIPGLREDVEKKEGITITRIDVLNDEAAKAIGRVKGHYVTLEVPSLRNGDTELQERVAAEFTREMENFMIKAGINKTSKVLIVGLGNLNVTPDSLGPLVVENLMVTRQYFELVPDQVAPGYREVSAIAPGVLGTTGIESSDIVQGIVDRTKPDAIIAIDALASRSLERVNTTIQVADIGIHPGSGIGNKRRGLTREILGVPCIAIGVPTVCYASTIVNNVIEMMRSHFRQETDQTKQIMGMLDDIGEQDRLSLVKEVLEPLGHDLIVTPKEIDEFIEGIANVIATGLNAALHDAVNPDNVAAYTH, translated from the coding sequence ATGACACTGGATTTGCAAAACTATACAGTTCGTACCGATTTGGCAATCGACTCCAAGGAAATGGCACAAGGTGGACAGAAACAGACCATTCCCGGACTACGGGAAGATGTGGAGAAAAAAGAGGGTATTACAATCACACGTATTGATGTACTTAATGATGAAGCGGCCAAAGCCATTGGTCGAGTGAAGGGCCACTATGTCACTTTGGAGGTGCCGTCACTACGGAATGGTGATACGGAGTTACAGGAGCGTGTTGCCGCCGAGTTCACACGTGAGATGGAAAATTTTATGATTAAGGCTGGGATCAACAAAACATCCAAGGTCTTGATTGTTGGCTTGGGTAACTTAAATGTCACCCCGGATTCACTCGGTCCACTTGTTGTGGAAAATCTGATGGTGACCCGTCAGTATTTCGAATTGGTGCCAGATCAGGTTGCGCCAGGGTATCGGGAAGTCAGTGCGATTGCTCCAGGGGTTTTAGGTACAACGGGCATTGAATCCAGTGACATCGTACAGGGGATTGTAGACCGGACCAAGCCGGATGCCATTATTGCGATTGATGCGCTGGCCTCCCGGTCCTTGGAACGTGTAAATACAACGATTCAGGTCGCGGATATTGGTATCCATCCTGGTTCCGGCATTGGGAACAAACGGCGTGGTTTGACCCGTGAAATATTGGGGGTTCCCTGCATTGCCATCGGAGTACCAACCGTATGTTATGCGTCTACCATTGTGAACAATGTCATTGAGATGATGCGCTCACACTTCCGCCAGGAAACGGATCAGACGAAACAGATCATGGGCATGCTGGACGACATCGGTGAGCAAGATCGCTTGAGTCTGGTGAAAGAGGTACTGGAGCCACTGGGTCATGACCTCATTGTTACTCCCAAAGAAATTGATGAGTTTATTGAGGGAATTGCCAATGTTATCGCTACAGGACTTAACGCCGCACTCCATGATGCAGTGAATCCGGATAACGTAGCCGCCTATACACACTAA
- the rpsT gene encoding 30S ribosomal protein S20 produces the protein MPNIKSAVKRVKTSDKRRALNASQKSALRTAVKAADAALVSNEVDTAKSAIQAASKKLDKAVTKGLVHKNAAARKKSRLAKKLNALSAQA, from the coding sequence ATGCCAAACATCAAATCCGCTGTTAAACGCGTAAAAACGAGCGACAAGCGCCGCGCACTCAACGCTTCCCAGAAGTCTGCACTCCGTACAGCTGTTAAAGCTGCTGATGCTGCTCTGGTAAGTAACGAAGTTGATACTGCAAAATCTGCGATTCAAGCTGCTTCCAAAAAGCTGGACAAGGCTGTAACTAAAGGTCTGGTTCATAAAAATGCTGCAGCACGCAAAAAGTCTCGCTTGGCGAAAAAACTGAACGCTCTTTCCGCACAAGCGTAA
- the holA gene encoding DNA polymerase III subunit delta: MDVKSATKAIRSGEPAPIYVLYGTEKYQIQQFTDMLKEQVIEEEHRDFAIIPYDLSETAVEVVIEEAETVPFLVPRKLIIVRDASLFTAGKESKIEHQVDRLLTYMENPADYSTIVFLAQGDKLDERKKLVKAVKKQAVVLAFAPLSGDELLNWIVKLAKQRDVSFETGAADTLISYAGTGLQTLSAEVDKLCLFAGNGGTIKRADIESLVARSTEQNVFSLVEELANLRLEKALALFYELLKQREEPIKIAALIARQFRIMIQVKELGQQSYSQQQIASQLGLHPYAVKIAGEQARKFQAERLRTILSHLSELDYQMKTGAVDKVLGLELFLLRLGA, encoded by the coding sequence ATGGATGTAAAAAGTGCAACAAAGGCAATACGTAGTGGAGAACCGGCTCCGATCTATGTGCTGTATGGAACGGAAAAGTATCAGATACAGCAATTTACGGATATGTTAAAAGAACAGGTGATTGAAGAAGAACATCGTGATTTTGCGATTATTCCATATGATTTGTCTGAAACGGCTGTGGAGGTCGTTATTGAAGAAGCAGAGACCGTACCATTTCTGGTACCCCGCAAATTGATTATTGTAAGGGATGCAAGTCTATTTACCGCAGGTAAAGAATCCAAGATTGAACACCAGGTTGATCGTCTGCTTACATATATGGAAAATCCGGCAGATTACAGTACAATTGTTTTCCTGGCCCAAGGGGATAAGCTGGATGAGCGGAAGAAACTGGTGAAGGCTGTCAAGAAACAGGCGGTAGTTCTTGCTTTTGCTCCACTGAGTGGAGATGAACTGTTGAATTGGATTGTGAAACTGGCGAAGCAGCGGGATGTCTCTTTTGAGACAGGAGCGGCGGACACATTGATCAGTTACGCGGGAACAGGTCTGCAGACGTTATCTGCTGAAGTAGACAAGTTATGTTTGTTTGCGGGTAATGGGGGAACAATCAAGCGTGCTGATATCGAGTCGCTGGTTGCCCGCAGTACAGAGCAGAATGTATTTTCACTGGTGGAAGAACTCGCCAATTTGCGACTGGAAAAAGCGTTGGCTCTTTTCTATGAGTTGCTGAAGCAGCGCGAAGAACCAATTAAAATTGCGGCTTTAATTGCACGTCAGTTTCGGATCATGATCCAGGTGAAAGAGTTGGGCCAACAAAGTTACTCCCAGCAGCAGATCGCCAGTCAGCTTGGTCTGCATCCATATGCCGTTAAGATTGCGGGGGAACAAGCCCGTAAATTTCAGGCGGAACGTCTGAGAACGATATTGAGTCACCTCAGTGAACTGGATTACCAGATGAAAACAGGAGCGGTGGATAAAGTGCTTGGTCTGGAGCTGTTCTTATTAAGACTTGGTGCGTGA
- a CDS encoding zf-HC2 domain-containing protein: MKCEEVVEWMHRYLDHDLGEAETAQMLQHVAKCPECAENFSLLRALSRELEELPQVSPKFSLVDAIMPQLDAIDEARREQSSTIQEMNPVPAAFENLQRSSERKTKQKQKWLNSMAGRMSMGAAAAAVVLGFAIWGYEPEQIENADSMMLSSGATQESGNVDQNALSKNIENYDPSTSSQPSSNDVFVSESNASSTEGDNPGSETMPEEDGGDQVQEPEVQTDPTPQQPATESTPAPNKGTQDHSSSSPSTDSQKSEVQNQDAEQRNQESGTAPTSSADGEEDGANEPGNADEKSFTSQTITPNTNEDAPVEGDAVPDSGTGADTSGGNKGFAGPDQGMATTAAPKEWKSPDGSYVVMLLGDQISIYSKPANEPDVLNLVEQRNIEGTLKSASWSKDGTLFNYETDKDGTTAKNSFNVPSVSGGASAK, encoded by the coding sequence ATGAAATGCGAAGAGGTGGTGGAATGGATGCACCGCTATCTGGATCATGATCTGGGCGAAGCGGAAACCGCGCAGATGCTACAGCATGTGGCCAAGTGTCCGGAGTGCGCCGAGAATTTTAGTTTACTCAGAGCTCTTTCCAGAGAACTGGAAGAATTACCGCAAGTAAGCCCGAAGTTTAGTCTGGTTGATGCGATTATGCCACAGCTTGATGCTATAGACGAAGCGCGTAGGGAGCAAAGTAGCACCATACAGGAAATGAATCCTGTCCCCGCTGCATTTGAGAATTTACAACGTTCAAGTGAGCGGAAAACGAAGCAAAAACAAAAATGGCTTAACTCGATGGCAGGACGAATGTCCATGGGGGCAGCGGCTGCTGCAGTTGTATTGGGATTTGCCATCTGGGGATATGAGCCTGAACAGATTGAGAATGCCGATTCCATGATGCTGAGCTCTGGAGCTACTCAAGAGAGCGGCAATGTGGATCAGAATGCCTTGAGTAAGAATATTGAGAATTATGATCCTTCAACTTCATCCCAACCAAGCAGCAACGATGTATTTGTGAGTGAATCTAATGCTTCCTCAACGGAAGGGGATAACCCGGGATCAGAAACCATGCCTGAAGAGGATGGTGGAGATCAGGTGCAGGAGCCTGAAGTTCAGACAGATCCGACACCTCAACAACCGGCTACTGAATCAACGCCTGCTCCGAATAAAGGAACTCAGGATCATTCGTCCAGTTCTCCTTCGACCGATAGTCAGAAGAGTGAGGTTCAGAACCAAGACGCTGAGCAGAGAAATCAAGAATCAGGAACTGCTCCTACATCTTCTGCAGATGGAGAAGAGGATGGAGCAAATGAACCGGGCAACGCAGATGAGAAATCCTTCACTTCTCAGACCATCACACCGAATACAAATGAAGATGCACCGGTAGAAGGCGATGCTGTTCCTGATTCAGGTACAGGTGCGGACACCTCTGGAGGAAACAAAGGATTTGCAGGACCAGATCAAGGAATGGCTACAACGGCAGCGCCAAAAGAATGGAAATCACCTGACGGCTCCTATGTAGTTATGCTTCTTGGTGATCAAATCAGCATATACTCCAAACCTGCCAATGAACCGGATGTTCTGAATCTGGTTGAGCAGCGCAATATAGAGGGAACGCTGAAGTCAGCAAGTTGGTCGAAAGATGGTACCCTATTTAACTACGAAACGGACAAGGACGGAACAACGGCGAAGAACTCGTTTAACGTACCTTCTGTTTCAGGTGGAGCTTCTGCGAAATAA
- a CDS encoding sigma-70 family RNA polymerase sigma factor: MVEPELIRAAQSGDRDALITLLREIEQHVYRTAYYILNNEQDALDAAQEALIRIYTKINSYEEKAQFKTWVQRIVTNICIDKFRRTKPSVSIDEHDMVFQDNQDVEYEVMSTYVAQDIQDAINKLPEHHRTVIVLRYLQDLSYNEIADCLDLPLNTVKSYLFRARQQLQNLLQEYQKGGVTG, encoded by the coding sequence GTGGTAGAGCCGGAACTCATCAGAGCCGCTCAATCGGGCGATCGCGACGCTCTAATTACCCTATTGCGGGAGATTGAACAACACGTCTATCGGACCGCATATTACATTCTAAATAATGAACAGGACGCTTTGGATGCTGCTCAGGAAGCGTTGATCCGAATTTACACCAAAATCAATTCATACGAAGAAAAGGCCCAATTCAAAACATGGGTACAACGCATCGTCACGAACATCTGTATTGATAAATTCAGAAGAACCAAGCCGTCCGTCTCCATTGACGAACATGATATGGTTTTTCAGGATAATCAGGATGTGGAGTACGAGGTCATGTCTACATACGTGGCCCAAGACATTCAGGATGCGATCAACAAGCTTCCCGAGCATCATCGTACCGTTATTGTTCTAAGATATTTGCAGGACTTATCCTACAATGAAATTGCGGATTGTCTCGATCTTCCGTTGAATACGGTGAAATCTTATTTATTTAGAGCCAGACAGCAATTACAGAATCTACTACAGGAATATCAGAAAGGTGGTGTGACAGGATGA
- a CDS encoding copper amine oxidase N-terminal domain-containing protein, giving the protein MESIIDADSYWSSTGSDSSYSALSSSGDIYYDKYNKIRRAGNVPDGIAIATNGVYAAVLKNDGSVVIVSMLYEDDYITVANNVQSLIWWGGTHKLLTVKQDGTVWSYDRTAKYKGEQLPGLSNVSRMVYAPNLDELYAQLQDGSWATYDNGKLTPLSAPALNQVTLTASSKEANIGDTITLTVQENYSNGFKNKRAPLPEELIVEQPQVAQIQAGGKLKVTGMGTTKVALKIGDLASSLQLNVDSQQKLTGATLLDGNVYLPVQSVFKTLGAKIDVKGSSFEIQFGDDSITLKKGSAVARLNNKELKLKGKVQTIGGQTVFPADLLRQAAGIQVRWDAELKQAKVLVGNSSILVESKDTLALIKKKELGNLARFIGKSYWINSDTSLGQRFSKVTILDIKIEKIKYGDRSYSIIFRNAKGKTVSAYAGGAPSSVTEMLADSNQFFSSDPYKKYNWSKSTWNKIIAGEVALGMNITQVHLAWGDPSSITYETSSKGKIEVWVYASSAGIRALGFLNGKLMAIY; this is encoded by the coding sequence TTGGAATCGATTATCGATGCGGATTCTTATTGGAGTAGTACTGGAAGCGATTCTTCTTATAGCGCATTATCTTCATCAGGAGATATATATTATGACAAATACAACAAAATACGTAGAGCAGGAAATGTACCTGATGGTATAGCGATTGCAACGAATGGTGTTTACGCAGCAGTGCTGAAAAATGATGGCTCGGTAGTGATTGTAAGTATGCTGTATGAGGATGACTACATCACGGTTGCGAATAATGTGCAATCTTTGATTTGGTGGGGTGGGACGCATAAGCTGCTCACGGTGAAACAGGATGGAACCGTCTGGAGCTACGATCGAACTGCCAAATATAAGGGCGAGCAACTGCCGGGTTTAAGTAACGTATCGCGGATGGTGTATGCGCCTAATCTGGATGAGCTATATGCACAGTTACAAGATGGATCATGGGCTACATATGATAATGGAAAGTTAACTCCTCTATCAGCTCCCGCCTTAAATCAAGTGACACTTACGGCATCTTCCAAGGAAGCTAATATTGGGGATACGATTACCCTTACCGTTCAGGAGAATTATAGTAATGGTTTCAAGAACAAACGTGCGCCATTGCCTGAAGAACTTATAGTGGAGCAACCGCAAGTTGCACAGATTCAGGCAGGAGGCAAACTGAAGGTTACGGGCATGGGAACAACCAAAGTGGCACTGAAGATAGGAGATTTGGCTTCAAGTCTTCAACTGAACGTGGATTCACAGCAAAAGTTAACAGGCGCCACTTTGTTGGATGGAAATGTATACTTGCCAGTACAGTCTGTGTTCAAAACTTTGGGAGCCAAAATTGATGTCAAAGGCTCATCTTTTGAAATTCAATTTGGAGATGACAGTATTACTTTGAAAAAAGGGAGTGCTGTTGCGCGATTAAACAACAAAGAGTTGAAGTTGAAAGGGAAAGTACAAACCATTGGAGGACAAACTGTATTTCCTGCGGACTTGTTAAGACAGGCTGCGGGTATTCAGGTTCGATGGGATGCTGAGCTAAAGCAGGCCAAGGTACTGGTTGGAAATTCTTCTATTCTGGTGGAATCGAAGGATACACTTGCACTGATCAAGAAAAAAGAGCTGGGGAATCTTGCTCGCTTCATTGGCAAGTCCTACTGGATCAACAGTGATACGAGTTTAGGGCAACGTTTCAGTAAAGTGACCATATTAGATATCAAAATTGAGAAGATTAAATACGGTGATCGAAGTTACTCTATTATCTTCCGTAATGCAAAAGGAAAAACCGTTTCTGCTTACGCAGGAGGTGCACCTTCCAGTGTGACGGAGATGCTTGCCGATTCCAACCAATTCTTCTCTTCTGATCCGTATAAGAAATACAATTGGTCCAAGTCCACTTGGAATAAAATCATTGCTGGAGAAGTAGCTTTAGGAATGAACATAACTCAGGTGCACCTTGCATGGGGAGATCCATCGAGCATTACGTATGAAACGAGTTCAAAAGGCAAAATCGAGGTTTGGGTGTATGCCAGCTCCGCAGGCATAAGAGCTTTAGGGTTTCTCAATGGCAAACTGATGGCGATTTACTGA